GTTGACTCCCCGGGCCCGTCGGAGGCTGGTGTACCGTTTGGGGGAGAACCTGGTGGACGTGGTGCTTCTGTCCACCGCCGACCGCTTCGCCACCCGGGGGCCCCTCACCACCCCCCAGGGCCTGGATAGATACGTGCGCGCCTGCCGGGAAATGCTGGGCGAGCTGGTGAGGGAGGAGGAGACGCCCCCCCTCATCCGGGGCCGGGACCTCATCCGGGAGCTGGGGATGGAAGAGGGCCCGGCGGTGGGGGAGGTCCTGAGGCGGGTGCGTGAAGCCCAGATGGAGGGAAGGATAAGCCGGCGGGAGGAGGCCCTCAGGCTGGCGGAGAGGCTGGTCCCCGCGGGCCTCGCGGAAACGGCACCCGGGTTCCGGGTGACGGACGCCGGGGCTGGAGCACCGGCAGGCGGGAAAAAGGAGGTTGACGAGGGGAATGGCCTTGAGGATTGAAGGGGTCAGGGTGGGACATGCCGAGGACGGGGAGGGGGTTACCGGTTGTACGGTCGTCCTCCTGCCTCCCGGGACGAGAGGGGGCGTGGAGGTCCGGGGGGGAGCACCGGGCACTCGGGAGACGGATCTCCTCGATCCGGTGAACCTGGTGGAGGAGGTCCACGCCTTCCTTCTGGCCGGGGGGAGCGCCTTCGGGCTGGCCGCCTCCGTCGGGGTGATGCGCTTCCTCGAGGAATCGGGCGTGGGCTTCGATACCGGGGTGGCCCGCGTGCCCATCGTCCCCGCCGGTGTGATCTACGACCTGGGCATAGGCGACCCGTCCGCCCGTCCGGACGAGGAGATGGGTTACCGGGCCTGCCTCGAGGCCTCCGAGGAGCTGATGCACCAGGGTAACGTGGGCGCGGGCATGGGGGCCACGGTGGGTAAGATGCTGGGTTACCAGCGTTGCACCAAGGGAGGGCTGGGGACGGCCTTCTTCGAGGGGGATAAACTGAAGGTCTTCGCCATGGCGGTGGTCAACGCCTTCGGGGACGTGGTGGACGAGGAGGGACGGATCCTGGCCGGGGTCAGGGGTCCGGAGGGGGGATTCCTCTCCACGGAGCGGATGATGCGCCAGACCATGGGGGAAAGCCCTCCCACCCTTCCCGGCACCAACACCACCCTGGGCGTGGTGGTGAGCAACGCGCGCCTTTCCAAGACCGACGTCAACTGGGTAGCCCAGAGAGGACATCACGGCCTGGCCAGGGCCATATCCCCAAGCCACACCAAGCTGGACGGGGACCTGGTGTTCGCCGCGGCCACCGGGGAGGTGGAGGCCTCTGCCGACGTGGTGGGCGCCCTGGGCGCCTCCCTCCTGGCCGAGGCGGTGCGCAGCGCGGTGAGGCACGCGGAATCCGTGGCCGGGATCCCCGCCGCGCGGGACATAAGTTGAGGGGTGGCCCGAGATGGACGTTTTCGAGGCCATGGAGAAGAGGCACAGCGTCCGGGCCTTCGATCCTTCGCGGGAGGTTTCGGAGGAGCTGGTGGAGCGGCTGCTGGCTTGCGCATGCCTCGCCCCCTCCGCCGGAAACGTGCAGCCCTGGCGTTTCGTGGTGGTGCGCGATCCTGGTTTGAAAGGGAAGTTGGCCGCGGCCGCCCTGGGGCAGGGCTTCGTGGCCCGGGCCCCGGTGGTGATCGTGGTCTGCGCCGACCTTGAGGCCCACGCCTCCAGCTACGGCCGCCGTGGCGTGGAGCTCTATTCCATACAGGACACCGCGGCCGCAGTGCAGAACATGCTCCTCGCCGCCACCGCCCTGGGCCTGGGGACCTGCTGGGTGGGAGCCTTCCGGGAGGAGGAGGTCTCCGGGGTGCTGGGTCTTCCCAGTGGCCTGCGGCCCCTGGCCCTGATACCGGTGGGATATCCCGCGCGCCCCGGGTCGCAACCCCGCAAGATGACGCCCGACCGCCTGACCACCTATCTGTAACCGGACCGCGGGATGCGCGGCGGCCAGCAAAGCCCGGAGGGCAAACCCGGGGCCGCGGCTTCCCGGAAAGGGAACCGGCGTTTTTCCATCATGGCCAACGGCGTCATTCTTCCATAGTTTTCCAATCATTGACCCGGGCCGGCGAAGGTTCACCGCGAAAGGAGCACGCGAAAAGACCTTTACCGTCCCGGCATCCGGGGATTGGCGAATGGCGTGGGCATTCACCCCGTGGAGAAGCGGGATTATCCGCGGAGGCGAGGAAAATGGTGCTTCCGTGGTGACGTATGGAGTGGGCGTCAACCCTACGGAGGATAACCTTTCTGCGGAGGATAACCTTTACCGCGGGCCGAATACTCAGGAAGCGCCGAAGAAGGACCGTATGGCCGCGATCACCGTTTCCTGCTCCTCACGGGTGAGGTGGGGGTACAAAGGGAGGGAAAGGACGCGGCGGGAAGCCTCTTCGGCCACCGGGCAGGGTGGGCCGGGATACCCGCGGAAGGGAGGTTGCCGGTGCACGGGAAGGGGATAGTGAATGACCGTCTCCACGCCTTTCTCGTCCAGGTGCCGGCGGAGGTCGTCCCGCCGGTCGCTGGTCACGACGAAGAGATGATAGACGTGTTCCTCGCCTTCCCGGCACTCCGGCAGGCCCAGGGGAAGGTCGGCGAAGGCCTTGATGTACCTCCGGGCCATTTCCCGGCGGCGCCGGTTCCATTCCGGTAGGTACTTGAGCTTGATGCGCAGGAAAGTCGCCTGCAGCTCGTCCAGGCGGCTGTTGGGGCCCACCTTGGCGAGAAGGTCACGTTCCACGCGGCCGTAATCACGGAGGCATCGCAACTCGTGGGCCAGCTCCTCGTCCGAGGTTACCACCATGCCCCCGTCCCCGTAGGCACCGAGGTTCTTGGTGGGGTAGAAGCTGAAACAGCCCGCCGCTCCGTAGGAACCTGTCATCTTTCCGTCCAGGGACGCCCCGTGGGACTGGGCACAGTCCTCCACCAGGAGAAGGCTGTGCCGCTCGGCCAACTTCCCCAGGGCGGGCATGTCCGCCGGGCGTCCGAAAAGGTGCACGGGGAGGATACAGCGTGTGCGGGGGGTGATCCTCTCCTCCGCGCTGGCGGGGTCCAGGGTGAGGGTGCGCGGGTCCACGTCGGCGAACACCGGCACGGCGCCGGCGAGGTTCACGGCCACCGCCGTGGGAGGGGCGGTAAAGGCGGGAAGGATGACCTCGTCCCCTTCCCCGATTCCCAGGCCGCGCAGGGCGAGGAGCAGGGCGTCGGTGCCCGAGGCTACCCCTATGCCGTGCTTTACCCCACAGAAGGCGGCCAGCTCCCTTTCCAGGGATTCCACCTCCGGGCCCAGGATGTAACGGCCCCGTTTTACAAAGGAGGAGAAGGCGCGACCGAGTTCCTCTTGGAGTTCCCGGTCCTGGCGGGTGAGATCCAGAAAGGGTACCCTCGGTGCCTTCAAGTCGATCTCTTTCGGATCAGGGACGGTTTCACCCTGGAGGGGCGGAAATAGCGTTCGCCGTGCATGCGGTAGAAGGCGATGGTCTCCTGGAGCCCGGCACGGAAATCCCACTTGGGTTCCCACTCCAGGACGGCCCGCAGCCGCGAGATGTCCAGGACTATATCGCCGGGTTCCACGCAAGCGCGCTCCGGCGGATAGGGGGCCAGGGACCAGTCGGTTCCCGCCTCCTCGCTCACCGCCTGCGCTGCCTCGGCCACGGTTATGGATTTCCCGGAGGCCAGGTTGAGGGACATACCCCGGCATTCCGGGTCGGCGGCGGCCAGGAGCAGGGCTTCCACGGCGTCCTCCACGTAGAGAAAGTCCCTGGCCTGGGTCCCATCTCCGAAGACGCGTATCTCCTTCCCTTGCAGTCCCAGGCGGATGAACCAGTTCAGGAACCCCTGCCCGTCGTGCATCATCTGGTGGCGGGGCCCGAAGACGTTGGTGAGGCGCAGGGAGAGGTAGCTTATGCGCCCTTGTTCGTGGAAGATGCGGTGGTATTCCTCCACGGCGGTCTTGTGCACCCCGTTGATGTCCACCGGGCGGAGGGGATGGTCCTCGTTCACCGGCAGGTAGAGGGGACTGCCGTACTGGCTCCGGGAACCGGTGTATATCACGGGGATCCCTGGATTGAGCTCCGCCAGGGCGCTCAGGAAGCGCAGCTGGCTCACGCAGTTCCTCTTCAGATCGCGAAGGGGATGGTGCAGGGATCCTACGTGGCTCACGCAGGCGGCGAGGTTGAAGACCAAATCCTGCCCCGGGAGATGTTCGGACAACGCGCGGGTGGCGCCGATGTCCGAGACCACCAGGGTGACCTCCTCCAGGACGTCCTCCAGGTTGAAGAGGTTGGCGCCCTGGTCGGGAAAACAGGCGTCGATCACCGTGACCCGGGAGCCCATGGCGACCAGGCGGCGCACCAGGTTGCTCCCGATGAACCCCAGGCCCCCGGTGACCAGCACCCGACGACTCCGGTAATATTCCTCCAGCCTCTGCCCGTCCCGCATGTCAAATTTCTCCCTTGCGCCATAACCGTATCCATAATGAAACATCACCCCTCACCATGGCAAGCAGGTTCCGGAGGCGGAAGAACTGGCTCTTCCCCTCCCGGCGGGGAAGGTGGCGCACGGGCACTTCGGCGAAAACGGCACCTGCCGCCTGCAGGCCCTTCACCAGCTCTACGCATATGGAGCCTCCCTCCGAGCGCAGGTCGAGGCTCCTGGCCAGGTCACCGCGCATGAGCCGGAAGTCGCAGTCCACGTCCCGGATGGGAACCAGGAAAAGGCGGCGCACCACCCGGTTGTATATGCCTCCCAGCACCACGCGGTACCAGGGGTCGCTGCGGGATTCCTTGTACCCGTTGACCACGTCGGCAACCCCGGTCAGGGCGTGGAGCTTGCGCAGTTCCTCCACGTCGTACTGGCCGTCGCTGTCAGTGTAGAAAATCCAATTTTTGGAAGATATCTTTATCCCGCTGCGCAGGGCCGCCCCGTAGCCGCGGTTGCGGTCGTGCCGGACCACCCTCACCTCGGGGTGGGCGGCGGCCACGGAATCGATGACCACACCCGAGGCGTCGGAGCTCCCGTCGTCCACGATGATGACCTCGTAATCGTCCGTCAGCTCCCGCAGCACCCGGAGGGCCTTCTCCACCACCTCCCCGATGGTGG
The sequence above is drawn from the Actinomycetota bacterium genome and encodes:
- a CDS encoding nitroreductase family protein, encoding MDVFEAMEKRHSVRAFDPSREVSEELVERLLACACLAPSAGNVQPWRFVVVRDPGLKGKLAAAALGQGFVARAPVVIVVCADLEAHASSYGRRGVELYSIQDTAAAVQNMLLAATALGLGTCWVGAFREEEVSGVLGLPSGLRPLALIPVGYPARPGSQPRKMTPDRLTTYL
- a CDS encoding P1 family peptidase; the protein is MALRIEGVRVGHAEDGEGVTGCTVVLLPPGTRGGVEVRGGAPGTRETDLLDPVNLVEEVHAFLLAGGSAFGLAASVGVMRFLEESGVGFDTGVARVPIVPAGVIYDLGIGDPSARPDEEMGYRACLEASEELMHQGNVGAGMGATVGKMLGYQRCTKGGLGTAFFEGDKLKVFAMAVVNAFGDVVDEEGRILAGVRGPEGGFLSTERMMRQTMGESPPTLPGTNTTLGVVVSNARLSKTDVNWVAQRGHHGLARAISPSHTKLDGDLVFAAATGEVEASADVVGALGASLLAEAVRSAVRHAESVAGIPAARDIS
- a CDS encoding DegT/DnrJ/EryC1/StrS family aminotransferase, giving the protein MKAPRVPFLDLTRQDRELQEELGRAFSSFVKRGRYILGPEVESLERELAAFCGVKHGIGVASGTDALLLALRGLGIGEGDEVILPAFTAPPTAVAVNLAGAVPVFADVDPRTLTLDPASAEERITPRTRCILPVHLFGRPADMPALGKLAERHSLLLVEDCAQSHGASLDGKMTGSYGAAGCFSFYPTKNLGAYGDGGMVVTSDEELAHELRCLRDYGRVERDLLAKVGPNSRLDELQATFLRIKLKYLPEWNRRRREMARRYIKAFADLPLGLPECREGEEHVYHLFVVTSDRRDDLRRHLDEKGVETVIHYPLPVHRQPPFRGYPGPPCPVAEEASRRVLSLPLYPHLTREEQETVIAAIRSFFGAS
- a CDS encoding NAD-dependent epimerase/dehydratase family protein, translated to MRDGQRLEEYYRSRRVLVTGGLGFIGSNLVRRLVAMGSRVTVIDACFPDQGANLFNLEDVLEEVTLVVSDIGATRALSEHLPGQDLVFNLAACVSHVGSLHHPLRDLKRNCVSQLRFLSALAELNPGIPVIYTGSRSQYGSPLYLPVNEDHPLRPVDINGVHKTAVEEYHRIFHEQGRISYLSLRLTNVFGPRHQMMHDGQGFLNWFIRLGLQGKEIRVFGDGTQARDFLYVEDAVEALLLAAADPECRGMSLNLASGKSITVAEAAQAVSEEAGTDWSLAPYPPERACVEPGDIVLDISRLRAVLEWEPKWDFRAGLQETIAFYRMHGERYFRPSRVKPSLIRKRST